A genomic segment from Pistricoccus aurantiacus encodes:
- a CDS encoding Spy/CpxP family protein refolding chaperone has product MKHLSTRKLILPLAIAAALSASPMALAWSGGGSGGPGDGYSKHSQRDCQGGKRGGMMHGSQGKMSQHRFEHMATRLSLSEDQRDAMRDIFDKQRDERREQRQQKKDQDRPQLFSGDPTSSDYQSMVEEATDRAAEMARQRIQSRADTYAAIYDVLNEEQREIWAKMQAERQEMKDQRRERMEQRRGEDRRN; this is encoded by the coding sequence ATGAAACATTTATCCACACGCAAGCTGATTCTGCCCCTGGCCATCGCCGCCGCCCTGAGCGCTAGCCCAATGGCCCTGGCCTGGTCCGGTGGAGGCAGCGGAGGCCCTGGCGATGGCTATAGCAAGCACTCCCAGCGCGACTGCCAAGGCGGCAAGCGGGGCGGCATGATGCACGGCTCTCAGGGCAAGATGAGCCAGCATCGCTTCGAGCACATGGCAACCCGCCTCAGTTTAAGCGAGGATCAGCGCGACGCGATGCGCGATATCTTCGACAAGCAGCGCGACGAGCGTCGTGAACAGCGTCAGCAGAAAAAAGACCAGGACCGCCCGCAGCTGTTCAGTGGCGACCCGACCAGCAGTGACTACCAGTCCATGGTCGAAGAGGCCACGGACCGGGCCGCGGAAATGGCACGGCAGCGCATTCAGTCACGTGCGGATACCTATGCCGCCATCTACGATGTGCTGAACGAGGAGCAGCGCGAGATCTGGGCCAAGATGCAGGCCGAGCGCCAGGAAATGAAGGACCAGCGCCGGGAGCGCATGGAGCAGCGTCGCGGTGAGGATCGCCGTAACTAG
- a CDS encoding CoA-acylating methylmalonate-semialdehyde dehydrogenase yields MTLVGHLINGRVVTDGTRSQAVFNPATGEAAKQVDLASQATVEQAISAAQAAFPGWRNTPPLKRARVMFRFKELLEKHADDICALIGEEHGKIAHDALGELQRGIENVEYACGAPELLKGEHSKNVGPGIDSWSEFQPLGVVAGITPFNFPAMVPLWMFPMAIVCGNCFVLKPSERDPSATLYIAQLLQEAGLPDGVMNVVNGDKEAVDTLLHDARVEAVSFVGSTPIAEYIYATATANGKRCQALGGAKNHAIVMPDADMDNAVNQLVGAAFGSSGERCMALSVAVAVGDAAADALVSRMQEAMTRLKVGSCADSGNDFGPLITQAHREKVVGYIDSAEAQGATIVVDGRKPQVAGYEEGFFVGGTLIDHVTPEMTSYREEIFGPVLQVIRVDSMQEAMALIDAHEYGNGTCIFTRDGEAARYFSDNIKVGMVGINVPLPVPVAYHSFGGWKRSLFGDLHAYGPDAVRFYTRRKTITQRWPSASVREGAEFSMPTMK; encoded by the coding sequence ATGACTCTCGTAGGACACTTGATCAACGGCCGTGTCGTCACCGACGGTACGCGCAGCCAGGCGGTATTCAACCCCGCCACCGGCGAAGCCGCCAAGCAGGTCGACCTGGCCTCCCAGGCAACCGTGGAGCAAGCCATTAGCGCCGCCCAGGCGGCATTCCCCGGCTGGCGCAATACGCCGCCCCTGAAGCGGGCGCGAGTCATGTTTCGCTTCAAGGAACTGCTGGAGAAGCACGCCGACGATATCTGCGCCTTGATCGGCGAGGAGCATGGCAAGATCGCCCACGACGCCCTGGGCGAGTTGCAGCGCGGCATCGAGAACGTCGAATATGCCTGTGGCGCCCCCGAACTGCTCAAGGGCGAACACAGCAAGAACGTGGGCCCCGGCATCGACTCCTGGAGCGAGTTTCAGCCTCTGGGAGTCGTCGCCGGCATCACGCCGTTCAACTTCCCGGCGATGGTACCGCTGTGGATGTTCCCGATGGCGATCGTCTGCGGCAACTGCTTCGTGCTCAAGCCCTCCGAGCGTGATCCCAGCGCCACCCTGTATATCGCTCAGCTGCTCCAGGAAGCCGGCCTGCCGGATGGCGTCATGAACGTCGTCAACGGCGACAAGGAAGCCGTCGATACCCTGCTGCATGACGCCCGGGTCGAGGCGGTGAGCTTCGTCGGCTCGACACCGATCGCCGAATATATCTATGCCACCGCCACCGCGAACGGCAAGCGCTGCCAGGCCCTCGGCGGGGCCAAGAATCATGCCATCGTGATGCCCGACGCGGACATGGACAACGCGGTCAACCAGCTGGTCGGCGCGGCCTTCGGCTCCTCCGGCGAACGCTGCATGGCGCTATCAGTGGCGGTCGCCGTCGGCGACGCCGCCGCCGATGCCTTGGTCTCGCGGATGCAGGAAGCGATGACGCGCCTGAAGGTCGGGTCCTGCGCGGATAGTGGCAACGACTTCGGCCCGCTGATCACTCAGGCCCACCGGGAAAAGGTCGTCGGCTACATCGACAGCGCCGAAGCGCAGGGCGCCACCATCGTGGTCGATGGCCGCAAACCCCAGGTCGCCGGATATGAAGAGGGTTTCTTCGTCGGCGGCACCCTGATCGATCATGTCACTCCCGAGATGACCAGCTACCGAGAGGAGATCTTCGGCCCGGTGCTACAGGTGATCCGCGTCGATAGCATGCAGGAAGCCATGGCGCTGATCGATGCCCACGAATACGGCAACGGCACCTGTATCTTCACCCGCGATGGCGAAGCCGCGCGCTACTTCTCCGACAACATCAAGGTCGGCATGGTCGGGATCAACGTACCGCTGCCGGTGCCCGTCGCCTACCACAGCTTCGGCGGCTGGAAGCGCTCGCTGTTCGGCGACCTGCACGCCTATGGCCCCGATGCGGTACGCTTCTACACCCGTCGCAAGACCATCACCCAGCGTTGGCCC
- a CDS encoding BCCT family transporter, with protein sequence MHNYKESMRKTGLLAGTHPVMALGSALLVMAFVAFTVTNPEYAGSVYSAAKKFIASTFSWYYIALISFTLFFAIWIIFSRFGNIRLGKEGERPEFSNFAWFSMLFGAGIGIGILFWSIAEPIYHFQSNPFITDDQAMGVEAAQIAMRIAIFHWGLHGWGLFAVIGLVLAYFSYRKGLPLSIRSSLYPIFGERIYGPIGHTVDLLAVFGTLFGIATSLGMGAQQINAGLQYLIGFEVSTSHQVMLIVIISAIATVSVVTGVNKGIRILSVLNMQLTGVILALFLVFGPTAYLLGAFFTNVGDYLFHATELGLWVDPDPESQWQGAWTIFYWGWWIAWAPFVGMFIARISRGRTIREFVLGVLIAPTLLGALWITVFGNTAMFMELYGNGGVIAAVNDDVTMALFKTIELMGLGQALTLLFATICTVMLVTYFVTSADSAALVICTLVAMGDEHPPTRLRMFWGMAIGAVAAVLLLAGGLEALQTASIVAALPCSVVVLLAIYGLCKALREEAPSEKSAPQVSAKPSIETHPAADEAREAISAHY encoded by the coding sequence ATGCACAACTATAAAGAATCGATGCGAAAGACCGGTCTGTTGGCGGGAACTCACCCCGTCATGGCACTCGGCTCGGCCCTGTTGGTCATGGCTTTCGTTGCCTTTACCGTTACTAATCCTGAGTATGCGGGGTCCGTTTATAGCGCCGCCAAGAAATTTATCGCCTCGACATTTAGCTGGTACTACATTGCCTTAATAAGCTTCACTCTATTTTTTGCTATCTGGATCATCTTCAGCCGATTTGGGAATATCCGGCTAGGCAAGGAAGGGGAAAGACCCGAGTTTAGTAACTTCGCCTGGTTCTCGATGCTGTTCGGCGCCGGTATCGGTATCGGCATTCTATTCTGGAGTATTGCCGAGCCCATCTATCACTTCCAAAGCAACCCCTTCATCACGGACGATCAGGCGATGGGCGTCGAAGCGGCTCAGATAGCAATGCGTATCGCCATCTTTCATTGGGGGCTGCACGGTTGGGGGCTATTTGCCGTGATCGGCTTGGTCTTGGCTTACTTTTCCTACCGCAAGGGGTTACCGCTTTCCATTCGCTCCAGCCTGTATCCGATCTTCGGTGAGCGCATCTACGGTCCCATCGGCCATACGGTGGATCTATTGGCGGTATTCGGCACCCTGTTTGGTATCGCCACGTCGCTGGGGATGGGCGCACAGCAGATCAATGCGGGACTCCAGTACCTGATCGGCTTCGAGGTATCGACCTCCCATCAAGTGATGCTGATCGTCATTATTTCGGCTATCGCTACCGTCTCGGTGGTGACCGGCGTCAACAAGGGAATTCGCATCCTCAGCGTGCTGAATATGCAGCTGACAGGCGTCATCCTGGCACTATTTCTTGTCTTCGGCCCTACCGCCTACCTGCTGGGCGCCTTCTTCACCAACGTGGGGGACTATCTGTTTCATGCCACCGAGCTGGGGCTATGGGTGGATCCCGACCCCGAGAGTCAGTGGCAGGGGGCATGGACCATCTTCTACTGGGGCTGGTGGATCGCCTGGGCACCCTTCGTCGGCATGTTCATCGCCCGCATCTCCCGGGGACGCACGATTCGCGAATTCGTGCTCGGCGTGCTGATCGCACCGACACTCCTGGGCGCTCTGTGGATCACCGTCTTCGGTAACACCGCCATGTTCATGGAGCTTTACGGCAACGGCGGCGTGATCGCCGCGGTCAACGACGACGTCACCATGGCGCTGTTCAAGACCATCGAGCTGATGGGACTGGGGCAGGCTCTTACCCTGCTGTTTGCCACGATCTGTACCGTCATGCTGGTGACTTACTTCGTCACCTCCGCGGATTCCGCCGCGCTGGTGATCTGTACCCTGGTCGCCATGGGTGACGAACATCCGCCGACACGGTTACGGATGTTCTGGGGCATGGCGATTGGCGCGGTTGCCGCGGTGTTGTTGCTCGCCGGGGGCCTGGAAGCCTTGCAGACCGCCTCGATCGTCGCCGCCTTGCCGTGCTCGGTAGTGGTGTTACTCGCCATCTACGGCCTCTGCAAGGCGCTACGCGAGGAGGCACCATCCGAGAAAAGCGCGCCGCAGGTAAGTGCCAAGCCGTCTATCGAAACCCATCCTGCCGCCGATGAGGCCCGGGAGGCTATCAGTGCGCATTACTGA
- a CDS encoding CoA transferase — protein MKTSKLLPLTGVRVVDFGQQIAGPATAMVLADLGATVVHVDPPQGPQWDHPANAILHRNKRCLRLDMKTAAGLEQALALVAKADVVIESFRPGVMQRLGLDFDRLQAERPELITLSMPGFASNDQLRREWKATEAVVAATSGAFTDMGFNRVLMGLNPSFSPLPLGSAYATTLAASAVVMALLEREKTGRGDVIEVPIAAALMEGLSYNSIVIDGLPERYKTMREEEIEYRKANNIPMDVSYADLQEYLDPFYRTYECADGRMFYCVCPSHRNHARRALEALGLYEELVAEGLPEVEDLHLPISEWEGETSIGVYPLPKKWADIISAKMKQAFLTKTSAEWGVIFGESGIPGAPHRTTREWVNDEHTNTAGLIVEVDDPEFGRMKQPGPIAWLESCAEQMLTPQPRKQVGFEEALAELSAVAAQETLTCPQGADIGPARQQGWLEGLRVLDLTNVIAGPHSTAFLTRFGAEVIKLDPVKPLYDPLIGTLFTFQCGMGKKSALVDIMSSEGRDVFNRLVKSVDMVVINAPERQMKSLGLDHDSLQAINPGVLFCRLDCLGGPRRGPKTDYIGYDDIIQAHSGIMSRFGGPDTPEEHAHLGTLDVNCGFAAGLGMAVALYHQHKTGEATRARTSLSAITNLAQIPFAFDYTGRGPFDEPSGREALGYDALSHFYATRDGWLYLDSNRSELPRLKRIEGLGGIAEADNIADFLTAAFRQAPTAYWVEVLQAADIAAAQPLGIEQLRAQYSRAADGRVGVDQGSYAFSVYADHPSGHCITQIDHYSIRPTQAPIFAPTETERFGASTRPVLESLGYGMADIDSMIERKIAGEGWGREFLPS, from the coding sequence ATGAAAACCAGCAAGCTTCTTCCCTTAACCGGTGTCCGCGTCGTCGATTTTGGCCAGCAAATTGCCGGGCCCGCTACGGCCATGGTGCTGGCGGATCTCGGCGCGACCGTGGTACATGTCGACCCGCCACAAGGACCGCAGTGGGATCATCCGGCCAATGCGATTCTGCACAGGAACAAGCGCTGCCTGCGCCTGGATATGAAAACCGCAGCCGGCCTAGAGCAGGCCCTGGCGTTGGTTGCCAAGGCCGACGTCGTCATCGAAAGCTTTCGGCCCGGCGTCATGCAGCGTCTGGGGCTGGATTTCGACCGGCTGCAGGCCGAGCGTCCGGAGTTGATCACGCTGTCGATGCCGGGGTTCGCCAGCAACGACCAGTTGCGTCGTGAATGGAAGGCCACGGAAGCCGTTGTCGCCGCCACTTCCGGCGCTTTTACCGACATGGGCTTCAACCGCGTGCTGATGGGGCTCAATCCCAGCTTTTCTCCGCTGCCGCTGGGTTCCGCCTACGCCACTACCCTGGCGGCCAGCGCCGTGGTGATGGCGCTGCTGGAGCGTGAGAAAACCGGGCGCGGCGACGTCATCGAGGTGCCCATCGCGGCGGCGCTGATGGAAGGGCTGTCTTACAACTCCATCGTGATCGACGGGCTGCCCGAGCGCTACAAGACCATGCGCGAGGAGGAGATCGAATATCGGAAAGCAAATAATATTCCGATGGATGTCAGCTATGCCGACCTGCAGGAGTATCTGGATCCCTTCTATCGCACCTACGAATGTGCGGATGGGCGCATGTTCTACTGTGTCTGTCCGTCACATCGTAATCACGCTCGTCGCGCCCTCGAGGCGCTGGGGCTCTATGAGGAACTGGTGGCCGAGGGCCTGCCGGAGGTCGAAGATCTTCACCTGCCGATCAGCGAATGGGAGGGTGAAACCTCCATCGGCGTGTACCCGCTGCCCAAGAAGTGGGCCGATATCATCTCGGCCAAGATGAAGCAGGCCTTCCTGACCAAGACCTCCGCCGAGTGGGGCGTCATCTTCGGTGAAAGCGGCATCCCCGGCGCACCGCACCGCACCACCCGGGAGTGGGTCAACGACGAGCACACCAACACGGCCGGCCTGATCGTCGAGGTCGACGACCCGGAGTTTGGCCGCATGAAGCAACCGGGACCGATCGCCTGGCTGGAAAGCTGTGCCGAACAAATGCTGACGCCGCAGCCCAGGAAGCAGGTCGGTTTCGAGGAAGCCCTGGCCGAATTGAGTGCCGTCGCGGCCCAGGAAACGCTCACCTGTCCGCAGGGCGCGGACATCGGCCCGGCTCGCCAGCAGGGCTGGCTCGAGGGGTTGCGGGTGCTGGACCTGACCAACGTTATCGCCGGCCCGCATTCCACCGCCTTCCTGACCCGCTTCGGTGCCGAGGTGATCAAGCTGGACCCGGTCAAGCCGCTCTACGATCCGTTGATCGGCACGCTGTTCACCTTCCAGTGCGGCATGGGCAAGAAAAGCGCACTTGTCGACATCATGAGTAGCGAAGGGCGGGACGTCTTCAACCGGCTGGTAAAAAGTGTCGATATGGTGGTGATCAATGCCCCGGAACGCCAGATGAAGTCGCTGGGCCTCGACCACGACAGCCTGCAGGCGATCAATCCGGGCGTACTGTTCTGTCGGCTGGATTGTCTCGGCGGCCCGCGTCGCGGTCCCAAGACGGATTACATCGGCTATGACGACATCATTCAGGCGCACAGCGGCATCATGAGCCGGTTCGGCGGGCCGGACACCCCGGAAGAACACGCCCACCTGGGAACGCTGGACGTCAACTGCGGGTTCGCCGCCGGCCTGGGCATGGCGGTCGCGCTCTACCACCAGCACAAGACCGGTGAAGCGACCCGTGCCAGAACGTCGCTGTCGGCGATCACCAACCTGGCGCAGATCCCCTTCGCCTTCGACTATACCGGGCGCGGTCCCTTCGACGAACCCTCCGGTCGGGAAGCCTTGGGCTACGATGCGCTCTCGCACTTCTATGCTACCCGCGACGGCTGGCTCTACCTGGATTCGAACCGTTCCGAGCTGCCCCGGCTGAAGCGTATCGAGGGATTGGGGGGGATAGCCGAGGCCGATAATATCGCCGACTTCCTGACCGCCGCCTTCCGGCAGGCACCGACGGCGTACTGGGTAGAGGTGCTGCAGGCTGCCGATATCGCCGCGGCGCAACCCCTCGGCATCGAGCAGCTGCGGGCGCAATACAGTCGGGCCGCGGACGGTCGAGTCGGGGTCGATCAGGGCAGCTACGCCTTCTCGGTCTATGCCGATCACCCCAGCGGTCACTGCATCACGCAGATCGATCACTACTCGATTCGGCCCACGCAGGCGCCGATATTCGCGCCGACGGAAACCGAACGGTTTGGTGCCTCGACCCGGCCAGTCCTGGAGAGCCTGGGGTATGGCATGGCTGACATCGACTCGATGATTGAACGCAAGATCGCCGGCGAAGGTTGGGGGCGCGAGTTCCTGCCCAGCTGA
- a CDS encoding response regulator transcription factor translates to MQSRILLIEDDDELRELLARYLGGQGLNVQEAANGRDGLALAQEELVDLVVLDIMLPDINGLEVLRRLRGRTRLPVILLTARGEETDRIVGFEVGADDYIPKPCNPRELVARIQAILRRVAWDRETDIDDAQIVGDLRVEPDQRRVFQNEQPLDLTATEYEILQVLLSRAGSVVRKTDLMQWALGRRLTPHDRTLDMHVSNLRRKLGDQGESRIETVRGLGYSYRSPA, encoded by the coding sequence GTGCAGAGCCGCATTTTACTCATCGAGGACGACGACGAACTGCGCGAACTACTGGCGCGCTATCTAGGCGGGCAGGGGTTGAACGTACAAGAGGCGGCCAATGGCCGCGACGGGCTGGCGCTTGCTCAGGAGGAGCTTGTCGATCTGGTGGTGCTGGACATCATGCTGCCGGATATCAACGGCCTGGAAGTATTGCGCCGCCTGCGTGGCCGAACCCGCCTGCCGGTGATCCTGCTCACGGCCCGGGGTGAGGAGACCGATCGCATCGTCGGCTTCGAGGTCGGTGCGGACGACTATATTCCAAAGCCCTGCAATCCGCGGGAGCTGGTCGCGCGTATCCAGGCCATCCTGCGGCGCGTCGCCTGGGACCGGGAAACCGATATCGACGACGCCCAGATCGTCGGCGATCTGCGGGTGGAACCGGATCAGCGCCGAGTCTTCCAGAACGAACAGCCGCTGGATCTGACCGCCACGGAATATGAAATCCTCCAGGTACTGCTGAGCCGAGCCGGTTCGGTGGTGCGCAAGACCGATCTGATGCAGTGGGCCCTGGGGCGGCGCTTGACCCCGCATGATCGTACCCTGGACATGCACGTCAGCAATCTGCGTCGCAAGTTGGGCGATCAGGGAGAATCCCGCATCGAGACGGTGCGCGGGCTAGGCTACAGCTACCGGAGCCCGGCATGA
- a CDS encoding iron-containing alcohol dehydrogenase — protein MSTQVILPRIMQVGENASQEVPTVLASLGCQRPLIITDKMMVQLGYVDRLKDTLVGHKIAADVFADTVPEPTVGSIQAGVDKARQGDYDSIIALGGGSPIDSAKAIAILAKHGGEMRDYKFPRQVIESGLPIIAVPTTAGTGSEVTRFTIITDETCDEKMLCVGIGFMPVAALIDYRLTLSLPPRTTADTGLDALTHAIEAYVSKKGNPYSDSQALSAMRLIGPHLRRAYHQGTDREAREAMMLGSTLAGVAFSNASVALVHGMSRPIGAHFHVPHGLSNAMLLPSVTAFSLSAAAERYADCARAIGVAGEQDTTDGANRKLLDELKALNDELQVPTPEQFGIERQRFFEVMPSMAEQALASGSPGNNPRVPDADEIVEIYRQLW, from the coding sequence ATGTCTACGCAAGTCATTCTTCCTCGCATCATGCAGGTCGGCGAGAACGCCAGTCAGGAAGTGCCCACTGTATTGGCGAGTCTCGGCTGCCAACGCCCCCTCATCATCACCGACAAGATGATGGTGCAACTGGGTTACGTCGATCGGCTCAAGGATACCCTCGTCGGCCACAAGATTGCCGCGGACGTCTTCGCCGATACCGTCCCCGAGCCCACCGTGGGCTCCATCCAGGCCGGGGTGGACAAGGCACGTCAGGGCGATTACGACAGTATCATCGCCCTGGGGGGCGGCAGCCCCATCGACAGCGCCAAGGCGATCGCCATCCTGGCCAAGCATGGCGGTGAGATGCGCGACTACAAGTTTCCCCGCCAGGTGATCGAGTCGGGGCTGCCCATCATCGCGGTGCCCACCACCGCAGGCACCGGCTCCGAGGTGACCCGCTTCACCATCATCACTGACGAGACCTGCGACGAGAAGATGTTGTGCGTCGGGATCGGCTTCATGCCGGTGGCGGCCCTGATCGACTATCGCCTGACCCTGAGCCTGCCGCCGCGCACGACCGCGGATACCGGGCTCGATGCCCTGACTCACGCGATCGAGGCCTATGTCAGCAAGAAGGGTAACCCCTACAGCGACAGCCAGGCACTCTCGGCGATGCGCCTGATCGGCCCCCACCTGCGCCGCGCCTATCATCAAGGCACGGACCGAGAGGCCCGGGAGGCGATGATGCTGGGTTCCACCCTGGCCGGCGTGGCATTTTCCAACGCCTCGGTGGCCTTGGTGCACGGCATGAGCCGTCCCATCGGCGCCCATTTCCATGTGCCCCACGGTCTGTCCAACGCCATGCTCTTGCCCAGCGTGACCGCCTTCTCACTGTCGGCCGCCGCCGAGCGCTATGCCGACTGTGCCCGTGCCATCGGCGTGGCCGGCGAGCAAGACACTACCGACGGTGCCAATCGCAAACTGCTCGACGAACTCAAGGCCCTCAATGACGAGCTCCAAGTGCCCACGCCTGAGCAGTTCGGCATCGAACGCCAACGCTTCTTCGAGGTGATGCCCAGCATGGCGGAACAGGCGCTGGCCTCGGGCTCGCCCGGCAATAACCCGCGTGTGCCCGACGCCGACGAGATCGTCGAGATCTACCGGCAGCTCTGGTGA
- a CDS encoding sensor histidine kinase codes for MKKRITWPLFWRIFLLIWIAMATAVIASNLALREMARRERIQLEQRDDLVSLARQAAELEAAGQRRSAHRLLRQAGQRLQLHLFLLEDGEAGDSMGHPRHRQERYPQRPAVIATPDGYQLLAWSRGGPGGGRGWLDPRWFRSLELGLTFFLITLACWWIARHISRPLRQMETAARAIAEGDTSLRVATPVANRRDEIGALASAFNAMTARLEALLTRQRQLVRDISHDLRTPLARQRVAIELAADAGQEPELMTTILRQNERLEAMTAQLLTLYRVSDKGGAIERQSLRFVDLVEEVLDGAADYAAQRGVVCRLSMTDEARGARVLGDRELLYRALDNLLQNALDHTLREGEVHIRAAIENQRLVCEIQDSGPGVPEEALSKLFEPFFRSDQARSGKGWGLGLAIAKDILKAHGGSIEAINDASSGLTIKLAIPLRSRYAPSV; via the coding sequence ATGAAAAAGCGCATCACCTGGCCGCTGTTCTGGCGCATCTTTCTGCTGATCTGGATCGCCATGGCCACGGCGGTAATAGCCAGCAACCTGGCGCTGCGAGAAATGGCGCGCCGGGAGCGTATTCAGCTCGAGCAGCGGGACGACCTGGTAAGTCTCGCCCGGCAGGCGGCAGAACTCGAAGCCGCCGGACAGCGGCGTTCCGCTCATCGGCTTCTGCGCCAGGCGGGGCAGCGTTTGCAGCTGCATCTATTCCTGCTGGAAGACGGCGAGGCCGGCGATTCCATGGGGCATCCGCGCCACCGCCAGGAGCGTTACCCGCAACGCCCGGCGGTTATTGCTACGCCAGATGGGTACCAGCTACTGGCCTGGTCCCGGGGCGGACCTGGTGGCGGAAGGGGCTGGCTCGATCCGCGCTGGTTTCGTTCCCTGGAGCTGGGCCTGACTTTTTTTCTGATCACTCTCGCCTGCTGGTGGATCGCTCGCCATATCAGCCGGCCGCTGCGCCAGATGGAAACCGCTGCGCGGGCCATCGCCGAGGGCGATACCTCCCTGCGGGTAGCCACTCCTGTCGCCAATCGACGCGACGAGATCGGCGCCTTGGCGAGCGCCTTCAACGCCATGACGGCCCGATTGGAGGCGCTTCTGACCCGCCAGCGACAGCTGGTGCGGGATATTTCCCACGACCTGCGCACCCCTTTGGCGCGCCAGCGGGTGGCTATCGAACTGGCCGCGGACGCCGGCCAGGAACCAGAGCTGATGACGACGATTCTGCGTCAGAACGAGCGCCTGGAAGCGATGACCGCGCAGCTTCTCACCCTGTATCGGGTGAGCGATAAAGGCGGGGCGATCGAGCGGCAATCACTGCGCTTTGTCGACTTGGTGGAGGAAGTATTGGACGGTGCGGCGGATTACGCCGCTCAGCGCGGCGTAGTCTGTCGCTTGAGCATGACCGACGAGGCGCGTGGAGCAAGAGTGCTCGGTGATCGCGAGCTGCTTTATCGCGCTCTGGACAACCTGCTGCAGAACGCCCTGGATCATACCCTCAGGGAAGGTGAGGTCCATATCAGGGCGGCTATCGAGAACCAGCGGCTGGTCTGTGAAATTCAGGATAGCGGCCCGGGCGTACCGGAAGAAGCGCTGTCCAAGCTGTTCGAGCCTTTCTTCCGCTCGGATCAGGCCCGGAGTGGCAAGGGCTGGGGGCTAGGACTCGCCATCGCCAAGGATATCCTCAAGGCTCACGGAGGAAGCATCGAGGCCATAAATGACGCTTCGAGCGGACTGACGATCAAGCTGGCTATACCGCTTCGATCACGATATGCACCTTCCGTCTAG